The following proteins are co-located in the Pyrobaculum calidifontis JCM 11548 genome:
- a CDS encoding nucleotide sugar dehydrogenase, protein MLADLLKRGELVVSIYGLGYVGMALAAAWSYAGARVIGVDVDPAKVERINAGAIEYPERDVVDVLKQAWREGRLTATDDGVVASIKSHVKIVAVPVHLRKSPSSVDVDFSSLLSAVRAIGNGLKRGDLVIVESSVPPGTTEEVVKPTLENASGLAAEEDFYLAYSPERIMVGHAFKDIVENYPKVVAGVGPKSTEEAAELYRLIAKRGVITLRSPKEAEFEKLLEGVYRDVNIALANEMARLANALGISFKEAREAANSQPYSHVHKPGAGVGGNCIPVYPYFLLWTAAKFGVELPLTATARRINESQPSEVAYAALRAMLKHGINPATAKIAILGLAFRGDVDDTRESPTYGIVSTLVKMGIKPSQIVVHDPYVRSDAALAKWGIALTQSLDDAVRGADVVIVATDHTAYRMEASRLGRSIIIDARGVLIPDIEIYAIDAGRWP, encoded by the coding sequence ATGCTTGCAGACCTCTTGAAGAGGGGCGAACTCGTGGTGTCTATATACGGGCTAGGCTACGTGGGCATGGCCTTGGCTGCGGCATGGTCGTACGCAGGGGCGAGAGTGATAGGCGTAGACGTAGACCCAGCTAAAGTGGAGCGGATAAACGCGGGGGCGATAGAGTACCCGGAGCGAGATGTGGTAGACGTTCTTAAGCAGGCTTGGAGGGAGGGGAGGCTAACTGCCACAGACGACGGCGTAGTTGCGTCAATAAAAAGCCACGTAAAAATCGTGGCCGTGCCTGTGCACTTGCGGAAGTCCCCCTCTTCTGTCGACGTGGACTTCTCGTCGCTACTCTCTGCGGTTAGAGCAATTGGCAATGGCCTAAAGAGGGGGGACTTGGTGATAGTGGAGTCAAGCGTGCCTCCGGGCACCACGGAGGAAGTAGTTAAGCCAACGCTGGAAAACGCCTCAGGCCTGGCGGCCGAGGAAGACTTCTACTTGGCCTACAGCCCTGAGCGCATAATGGTGGGACACGCATTTAAGGACATTGTGGAGAATTACCCAAAGGTCGTGGCCGGCGTGGGGCCGAAGAGCACCGAGGAGGCGGCCGAGCTCTACCGCCTAATCGCCAAGAGGGGCGTGATAACTCTGCGCTCGCCTAAGGAGGCCGAGTTTGAGAAATTGCTCGAGGGCGTGTACCGCGATGTCAACATAGCGCTCGCAAACGAAATGGCAAGGCTGGCCAACGCCCTCGGCATCTCATTCAAAGAGGCGCGCGAGGCGGCCAACAGCCAGCCGTACAGTCACGTGCACAAGCCGGGGGCTGGGGTAGGGGGCAACTGCATACCGGTCTACCCCTACTTCCTGCTATGGACAGCGGCGAAATTCGGAGTGGAACTCCCCTTGACGGCCACCGCTAGGCGCATCAACGAAAGCCAGCCCAGCGAGGTGGCTTACGCGGCGCTACGCGCAATGCTGAAACACGGCATAAACCCGGCAACTGCAAAAATAGCTATTCTGGGCCTCGCCTTTAGGGGAGATGTAGATGACACGCGGGAAAGCCCCACATACGGTATAGTGTCCACATTGGTAAAAATGGGCATTAAGCCGTCGCAGATAGTGGTACACGACCCATATGTGAGAAGCGACGCGGCGCTGGCCAAGTGGGGCATAGCGCTTACACAGAGCCTAGACGATGCAGTAAGAGGCGCAGATGTGGTCATTGTAGCCACTGACCACACGGCATACCGCATGGAGGCGAGCAGACTAGGCAGGTCTATTATAATTGACGCGAGGGGCGTCTTAATTCCCGATATAGAGATCTACGCGATTGACGCAGG